The bacterium genome has a segment encoding these proteins:
- a CDS encoding tetratricopeptide repeat protein translates to MTEDRESEALLMVGLAYLHAESFTEAAAWLNRAHEAASDGDELLEARIDLALAYIDQGHGHNLRAWRRAERVLRVLAHSGDRPTLVRAQACLGRSKLAAGDLPSAAWTFEAALHLLPAPDADPAPATSLHYYLGIARERMGQTTEAADAYRKALEVAESFADSRHAGAWHVGHAVASVEDGSFDAAIAHAGEAIAVYDTLQHKRRLADIHWRLGDLEARADRWTEAQRHYSASIAIYGAARQVRGAARTFGAFVDAVHARLRPDVVRAIGEMALVLFPDDGCASTDDDRAATLWLRGTIQRLLGRLEDAGASLRESLRLFEVLCRAEELKMIRRELALLAVESDDLATAREYIAALRATAESPQVPAAL, encoded by the coding sequence GTGACCGAGGATCGGGAATCCGAAGCACTCCTCATGGTCGGCCTTGCCTATCTCCATGCGGAATCGTTTACTGAGGCCGCGGCGTGGCTCAACCGGGCCCACGAAGCGGCCTCAGACGGCGACGAGCTGCTGGAGGCGCGCATCGACCTCGCGCTCGCCTACATCGATCAAGGCCACGGCCACAACCTTCGCGCGTGGCGGCGCGCCGAGCGCGTCCTTCGTGTGCTCGCGCACAGCGGAGATCGGCCGACGCTGGTGCGCGCGCAGGCCTGCCTCGGCCGGAGTAAACTTGCGGCCGGCGACCTGCCCTCGGCCGCATGGACCTTTGAGGCGGCGCTCCATCTCCTCCCCGCGCCGGATGCGGATCCGGCCCCGGCCACATCCCTGCACTACTATCTCGGGATTGCGCGGGAACGTATGGGCCAAACCACCGAGGCCGCGGACGCCTACCGCAAGGCATTGGAGGTCGCGGAGTCGTTCGCCGATTCGCGGCATGCGGGAGCCTGGCACGTCGGTCACGCCGTAGCGTCCGTCGAGGACGGATCGTTCGACGCCGCGATCGCGCACGCAGGCGAAGCAATCGCGGTTTACGACACACTGCAACATAAGCGGCGGCTCGCGGACATTCACTGGCGGTTGGGCGATCTTGAGGCCCGCGCGGACCGGTGGACGGAGGCGCAGCGGCATTACTCGGCGAGCATTGCGATCTACGGCGCCGCCCGGCAGGTCCGTGGCGCGGCGCGGACGTTTGGCGCGTTCGTTGACGCCGTGCACGCCCGGCTGCGACCCGACGTCGTGCGGGCGATCGGCGAGATGGCGCTCGTTCTGTTCCCCGACGACGGCTGTGCGTCTACGGACGACGATCGCGCGGCGACGCTGTGGCTGCGCGGCACGATCCAGCGCTTGCTCGGCCGTCTCGAGGATGCCGGCGCCTCGCTTCGTGAGAGCCTGCGGCTTTTTGAGGTACTTTGCCGTGCCGAAGAGCTCAAAATGATCCGCCGCGAACTCGCCCTGCTCGCCGTAGAGTCGGACGATCTTGCGACGGCCCGCGAGTACATCGCGGCCCTTCGCGCGACGGCGGAATCCCCGCAGGTGCCGGCGGCGCTGTAG
- a CDS encoding DUF4386 family protein: MEQLQRNGGTAGIVTAVCLALLFILFIGSGLDPQTAQDPAKALPLMGQKAGLFGGIGLLGLLASGFGIIFTFGLFSRLREKSPTRAAANLGLAVVGLTLHAFGAALLWQGGQMLVALSAKDQTAAGHAWIALGAVNQSLMAAANGFTGAAVFAAGWAIVDTGVMPKSLGWVALAAGIVAMLQVFSTQMALMGLGFVLVIIWLAWGGVQLRRSPA; this comes from the coding sequence ATGGAGCAGCTCCAACGCAACGGTGGCACGGCGGGCATCGTCACGGCGGTCTGTCTGGCTCTGCTCTTTATTCTCTTCATCGGCAGTGGTTTGGATCCGCAGACGGCGCAGGACCCCGCCAAGGCCCTTCCCCTCATGGGCCAGAAAGCCGGCCTCTTCGGGGGCATCGGCCTCCTCGGCCTCCTAGCCTCCGGGTTCGGCATCATTTTCACCTTCGGCCTTTTCTCCCGTCTCCGGGAGAAATCCCCGACGCGCGCCGCGGCCAACCTGGGTCTCGCCGTCGTGGGACTCACCCTCCACGCGTTCGGCGCGGCCCTGCTCTGGCAGGGGGGACAGATGCTGGTCGCGCTCTCGGCTAAGGATCAGACGGCGGCCGGGCACGCGTGGATCGCGCTGGGCGCGGTCAACCAGAGCCTGATGGCGGCCGCGAACGGGTTCACGGGCGCCGCGGTCTTCGCCGCCGGGTGGGCGATTGTCGATACCGGCGTGATGCCGAAAAGTCTCGGGTGGGTGGCGCTGGCCGCCGGGATCGTCGCGATGCTTCAGGTGTTTAGCACGCAGATGGCCCTGATGGGTCTCGGGTTCGTGCTCGTGATCATCTGGCTGGCCTGGGGCGGCGTGCAGCTGCGGCGATCGCCCGCATAG